A single genomic interval of Nitrosomonadales bacterium harbors:
- the hisB gene encoding imidazoleglycerol-phosphate dehydratase HisB yields the protein MRSAKISRNTLETQITVELDLDGSGKAVFDTGLPFLDHMLDQIARHGLVDIGIHAKGDLHIDAHHTVEDIGITLGQAFNQAVGDKKGLRRYGHAYVPLDESLSRVVLDISGRPGLVFNCGFVRDSIGEFDVDLINEFFQGFVNHALVTLHIDNLAGNNAHHQAETIFKAFGRALRMALELDPRMAGVTPSTKGSL from the coding sequence ATGCGTAGCGCAAAAATTTCACGCAACACCCTGGAAACCCAGATCACCGTCGAACTGGATCTGGACGGTAGTGGCAAGGCGGTATTCGATACCGGCCTGCCGTTCCTCGATCACATGTTAGACCAGATCGCCCGCCATGGCTTGGTGGACATCGGCATTCACGCCAAGGGCGACCTGCACATCGACGCGCATCACACCGTGGAAGACATCGGCATTACGCTGGGCCAGGCGTTCAATCAGGCGGTCGGCGACAAGAAGGGCCTGCGCCGCTACGGCCATGCCTATGTGCCGCTGGACGAGTCGCTGTCGCGCGTGGTGCTGGATATCTCCGGTCGCCCAGGGCTGGTGTTCAACTGCGGATTCGTGCGCGACAGCATCGGCGAATTCGATGTGGATCTGATCAATGAATTCTTCCAGGGGTTCGTCAATCATGCGCTGGTGACGTTGCATATCGATAACCTGGCGGGTAACAATGCGCACCATCAGGCAGAAACCATTTTCAAGGCGTTCGGCCGCGCATTGCGCATGGCGCTGGAACTCGATCCGCGCATGGCCGGTGTGACGCCCTCCACAAAAGGTTCGTTGTAA
- the hisH gene encoding imidazole glycerol phosphate synthase subunit HisH: MVDIAVVDYGMGNLRSVEQALRSVAPAAEVVVTDDAQVVSGAGRVVFPGQGAMPDCMRELDARGLRDAVLEAAHSKPFLGICIGLQMLFEHSAEGNVRGLAVLPGEVVRFAGNMHDAQGGKLKVPHMGWNRVHRVEHPAFPQGDATVAPSPSGRGNTLEHPLWNGIAQDERFYFVHSYYVRPQDDAIIQATSDYPSPFVCAVARENLFAVQFHPEKSQAAGLKLLQNFTQWIP, encoded by the coding sequence ATGGTCGATATTGCGGTAGTCGATTACGGGATGGGCAATCTGCGTTCGGTCGAACAGGCTTTGCGCAGCGTGGCGCCTGCTGCGGAGGTTGTCGTAACGGATGACGCGCAAGTGGTTTCCGGAGCCGGCCGCGTCGTGTTCCCGGGACAGGGGGCGATGCCGGACTGCATGCGCGAACTGGATGCCCGTGGCCTGCGTGATGCGGTGCTGGAAGCCGCTCACAGCAAGCCTTTCCTCGGGATTTGCATCGGCCTGCAGATGCTCTTCGAGCACAGCGCCGAAGGCAATGTGCGCGGGTTGGCTGTGTTGCCGGGTGAAGTGGTGCGTTTTGCCGGCAACATGCACGATGCGCAGGGCGGCAAGCTCAAGGTGCCGCACATGGGCTGGAACCGCGTGCACAGGGTCGAACATCCCGCATTTCCGCAAGGAGATGCGACGGTTGCCCCCTCGCCCTCCGGGAGAGGGAACACTCTTGAGCACCCGTTGTGGAACGGCATCGCCCAGGATGAGCGTTTCTATTTCGTGCACAGTTATTACGTGCGGCCGCAGGATGACGCGATCATCCAGGCCACCAGCGATTACCCGTCGCCGTTCGTGTGCGCGGTGGCGCGGGAAAACCTGTTCGCGGTGCAGTTCCACCCGGAAAAAAGCCAAGCAGCAGGGCTGAAACTGCTGCAGAATTTCACCCAATGGATCCCTTAG
- a CDS encoding type II toxin-antitoxin system HicA family toxin produces the protein MESYTAQLKTLLLEAGCRFERQGRGDHEIWFSPITMVRFPVDSKIKSRYTANAVLKQAGLPKKF, from the coding sequence ATGGAAAGTTATACCGCACAGCTTAAAACATTGTTGTTAGAAGCTGGCTGCCGGTTTGAAAGACAAGGAAGGGGTGACCATGAAATCTGGTTCAGTCCAATAACGATGGTTCGCTTTCCAGTCGACAGTAAGATCAAATCGAGGTATACCGCGAATGCCGTGCTGAAACAGGCTGGTTTGCCGAAAAAATTCTAA
- the tatA gene encoding Sec-independent protein translocase subunit TatA: MGALSIWHWLIVLLVVVLVFGTKKLRNIGSDLGGAVRGFKEGMKSDEDADKRETKVIEGEVKDK; encoded by the coding sequence ATGGGCGCATTGAGTATTTGGCATTGGTTGATCGTGTTGCTGGTGGTCGTGCTGGTGTTCGGCACCAAGAAGCTGCGCAACATCGGCAGTGACCTGGGCGGTGCGGTGCGCGGCTTCAAGGAGGGCATGAAGAGTGATGAGGATGCCGACAAGCGCGAGACCAAGGTCATCGAAGGCGAAGTGAAGGATAAGTGA
- the hisA gene encoding 1-(5-phosphoribosyl)-5-[(5-phosphoribosylamino)methylideneamino]imidazole-4-carboxamide isomerase has translation MLIIPAIDLKDGQCVRLKQGVMEGATVFSEDPAATAVHWLEQGARRLHLVDLNGAFAGKPKNEAAVRSIIEAVGMDIPVQLGGGIRDLETIERYLDLGITYVIIGTAAVKVPGFLHEACDAFPGHIMVGLDAKGGKVAVDGWSKLTGHDVADLAQRFEGYGVEAIIYTDIGRDGMMTGVNIEATVELAQPLRVPVIASGGITNLDDVHALCAVQSEGISGAITGRAIYEGTLDFREAQALADELTSKP, from the coding sequence ATGTTGATTATTCCTGCGATTGATTTGAAAGACGGTCAGTGTGTGCGCCTCAAACAGGGCGTGATGGAGGGTGCGACAGTGTTTTCGGAAGACCCTGCCGCGACCGCAGTGCATTGGCTGGAGCAAGGCGCGCGCCGTTTGCATCTGGTTGACCTGAATGGCGCGTTTGCCGGAAAACCGAAGAATGAGGCCGCTGTGCGCAGCATCATCGAGGCTGTGGGCATGGATATCCCGGTGCAACTCGGCGGTGGTATCCGCGACCTCGAGACGATCGAACGTTATCTCGACCTTGGCATCACGTATGTCATCATCGGCACGGCCGCGGTGAAAGTGCCCGGTTTCCTGCATGAGGCCTGCGATGCATTCCCCGGCCATATCATGGTGGGGCTGGACGCCAAAGGGGGCAAAGTGGCGGTGGATGGCTGGTCGAAGTTGACCGGCCACGACGTGGCCGATCTTGCCCAGCGTTTCGAGGGCTATGGGGTGGAAGCGATCATTTACACCGACATCGGACGCGACGGCATGATGACCGGCGTCAACATCGAAGCGACTGTCGAGTTGGCGCAACCGTTGCGCGTGCCGGTGATCGCCAGTGGCGGTATCACCAATCTGGACGACGTGCACGCGTTGTGCGCGGTGCAGTCCGAAGGCATTAGCGGTGCGATCACCGGTCGCGCCATCTACGAGGGTACGTTGGATTTCCGCGAGGCTCAGGCGCTGGCGGACGAGCTGACCTCCAAGCCCTGA
- the hisF gene encoding imidazole glycerol phosphate synthase subunit HisF, which yields MLAKRIIPCMDVTAGRVVKGVSFVELRDAGDPVEIARRYDEQGADELTFLDITASSDDRSIIFHIIEEVASQVFIPLTVGGGVREVRDVRNLLNAGADKVSINTSAVLNPQLVADASGRYGSQCIVVAIDAKQVGPGKWEVFTHGGRKPTGLDAVEWARKMQMLGAGEILLTSMDQDGQKKGFDLALTRAVTDALEIPVIASGGVGNLQHLADGVTKGGADAVLAASIFHFGEYTVQQAKAFMAGQGIEVRL from the coding sequence ATGCTCGCCAAACGTATCATTCCCTGCATGGATGTGACCGCCGGTCGCGTGGTCAAGGGGGTCAGTTTCGTCGAATTGCGTGATGCGGGCGATCCGGTGGAGATCGCGCGCCGCTACGACGAGCAGGGGGCGGACGAGTTGACCTTCCTCGACATTACGGCAAGTTCGGATGATCGCAGCATCATTTTCCATATCATCGAAGAGGTGGCTTCCCAGGTGTTCATCCCGCTGACGGTCGGCGGTGGCGTGCGCGAGGTACGGGATGTGCGCAACCTGCTCAATGCGGGGGCGGATAAGGTCAGCATCAATACATCCGCCGTGCTGAACCCGCAACTGGTGGCGGACGCATCCGGTCGTTACGGTTCGCAGTGCATCGTGGTCGCCATCGACGCCAAGCAGGTCGGGCCGGGCAAGTGGGAGGTGTTCACCCACGGTGGCCGCAAACCCACCGGGCTGGATGCGGTGGAGTGGGCGCGGAAGATGCAGATGCTGGGTGCGGGCGAGATCCTGCTGACCAGCATGGATCAGGATGGGCAGAAAAAGGGGTTCGATCTGGCGCTCACTCGTGCGGTGACCGATGCGCTGGAGATTCCCGTGATCGCCAGCGGCGGCGTGGGCAACCTGCAACATCTGGCCGATGGTGTGACAAAAGGTGGCGCCGATGCGGTTCTGGCGGCCAGCATCTTCCACTTCGGCGAATATACGGTGCAGCAGGCGAAGGCGTTCATGGCGGGCCAAGGCATCGAGGTGCGGTTATGA
- a CDS encoding DUF1902 domain-containing protein, whose translation MKSLFIRAEWDEEANVWVATSDDVPGLVAEAETSEALLAKLHVLIPELLEANGYPDGDEMPFELFTRRFEVAHRQAA comes from the coding sequence ATGAAATCGCTATTTATCAGGGCAGAGTGGGATGAGGAAGCGAACGTTTGGGTCGCGACCAGCGACGATGTTCCGGGATTGGTTGCAGAGGCTGAAACATCGGAAGCGTTACTCGCCAAATTGCATGTTCTGATTCCGGAATTGCTAGAGGCCAATGGCTATCCCGACGGTGATGAGATGCCGTTCGAGTTGTTTACCCGCCGTTTTGAAGTGGCTCATCGCCAAGCCGCCTGA
- a CDS encoding type II toxin-antitoxin system prevent-host-death family antitoxin, with product MDAITYTNARNSLAKTMDQVNENHEPIIITRQNGAAAVLMSLEDFNAWEETAYLLRTPANAKRLSDAVAAINSGKVKERALLK from the coding sequence ATGGATGCCATCACTTACACTAACGCGCGCAATAGTCTTGCAAAAACCATGGATCAGGTGAATGAAAATCACGAGCCGATCATTATCACGCGCCAGAACGGTGCGGCGGCGGTACTGATGTCATTGGAAGATTTCAATGCGTGGGAAGAAACCGCGTACCTGTTGCGCACCCCCGCCAACGCAAAGCGTTTGAGCGACGCAGTTGCGGCCATAAACAGCGGCAAGGTGAAAGAGCGGGCGCTGCTCAAATGA
- a CDS encoding HAMP domain-containing histidine kinase, protein MLTLKGGLRLQTGRWLLLAMLASLHGAMLFGVDSTWVHPIFLAHLGVMLIWQPLWRGEREVGRSGFAFIIMAAAVVMFWLNWWVVAFWLTGLFGLVGGRVLAFRTYWGRLLNLSVMAYLLAVLLLWVVPHLFGVQSTIEVGRILMWYMLPVLLVSIAVLPVSEEPVETAQTIDFIYSLLLFMLLALVVLGSLAFMTLGATDYLEALLRTLFLLGMILLALGGLWNPRFGFSGLQVMFSRYLLNVGTPFESWLARLAEAAQNEPDATSYLTRATALLGDLPWLSGLSWRTPGRAEQSGQFSEHAVTVQEGDLHLTLYARQSLNPTVLLHIQLLAQLIGYFYQAKQREQSLRDITRLQTVYETGARLTHDLKNMLQSLLSLTAIAQSSEQRAQQLLQQQLPLLARRIELVLEKLQQSQPESADAPLLSLAAWWDMLRTRNQHQQIRWVAPRTFPDGEIPAVMFDCVLDNLLDNALSKRQSSPDIHITVEMHAMPLRITVCDSGEPVPQAIAANLLRSVVASRNGLGVGLYQAARWAEQLGYHLALTSNQRGKVCFELRG, encoded by the coding sequence ATGCTGACACTTAAAGGGGGGCTGCGCCTGCAGACCGGACGCTGGCTGTTGCTGGCGATGCTGGCGTCGTTGCATGGCGCGATGCTGTTTGGTGTGGACAGCACCTGGGTGCATCCGATCTTTCTCGCGCACCTCGGCGTCATGCTGATCTGGCAACCGTTATGGCGTGGCGAACGCGAAGTCGGGCGCAGCGGGTTTGCCTTCATCATCATGGCGGCAGCAGTAGTCATGTTCTGGCTGAACTGGTGGGTGGTCGCGTTCTGGTTGACCGGATTGTTCGGTCTGGTTGGCGGACGGGTGCTTGCGTTCCGCACATACTGGGGGCGGTTGCTCAATCTTTCCGTGATGGCTTATCTGCTTGCGGTGCTGTTGCTGTGGGTCGTGCCGCACCTGTTCGGGGTGCAGTCCACCATCGAAGTCGGGCGCATCCTGATGTGGTACATGCTGCCCGTGCTGCTGGTCAGCATCGCTGTGTTGCCGGTCAGCGAAGAACCGGTCGAGACCGCGCAGACCATCGACTTCATCTACAGCCTGTTGTTGTTCATGTTGCTGGCGCTGGTGGTGCTTGGCAGCCTGGCTTTCATGACGCTGGGCGCAACGGATTATCTGGAGGCATTGTTACGCACGCTATTCCTGTTGGGGATGATCCTGTTGGCGCTGGGCGGCCTGTGGAATCCGCGCTTCGGATTCAGCGGTCTGCAGGTGATGTTCTCGCGCTACCTGCTGAATGTCGGCACCCCTTTCGAGAGCTGGCTGGCACGATTGGCCGAAGCGGCGCAAAACGAGCCCGATGCGACCAGTTACCTGACACGCGCCACCGCTCTGCTGGGCGACCTGCCCTGGCTGTCTGGCCTGTCATGGCGGACTCCGGGCAGGGCGGAACAGTCGGGCCAGTTCAGCGAACATGCCGTGACGGTGCAGGAGGGCGATTTGCACCTGACCCTGTATGCCAGGCAATCGCTTAACCCGACCGTGCTGCTGCATATCCAGTTGCTGGCGCAGTTGATCGGCTACTTCTATCAGGCCAAGCAGCGCGAACAGAGCCTGCGCGACATCACGCGGTTGCAGACCGTATACGAGACGGGCGCGCGGCTGACCCACGACCTGAAGAACATGCTGCAGTCGCTGCTTTCGCTCACTGCCATCGCACAAAGCAGCGAACAGCGTGCCCAGCAGCTCCTGCAACAGCAATTGCCGCTGCTTGCGCGGCGCATCGAACTGGTGCTGGAAAAACTCCAGCAATCGCAGCCGGAAAGTGCCGATGCGCCCCTGCTGTCGCTGGCGGCCTGGTGGGATATGTTGCGGACGCGCAACCAGCACCAGCAGATCCGCTGGGTCGCGCCGCGCACTTTTCCGGACGGCGAAATACCCGCCGTCATGTTCGATTGCGTGCTGGACAACCTGCTCGACAATGCGCTGAGCAAGCGTCAATCCAGTCCCGATATCCATATCACGGTCGAAATGCACGCCATGCCGCTACGTATCACGGTCTGCGACAGTGGCGAGCCGGTGCCGCAAGCCATCGCCGCAAATCTGTTGCGCAGCGTCGTTGCTTCCAGGAACGGGCTGGGGGTGGGCTTATACCAGGCGGCACGTTGGGCCGAACAACTCGGCTACCATCTGGCGTTGACCAGCAACCAGCGCGGCAAAGTGTGCTTCGAGTTGCGCGGATAA
- a CDS encoding sulfotransferase: MKPGRNDPCPCGSGKKYKHCCSNLSLAGGPSSARNAGRVPDIASAPTANEQNQLIALYQSGRYAELEHQAGLLVRRHPGSGFGWKILSAALSSQGKDALHAYQRAAELLPQDAKVLNNLGDLLAKRGRHEEAAVRFGQAISLQADYADALQNLGVTLVQLNRVAEAEACFRKVLETNKDCVEARYFLAQSKKVQPDDENHKALVEIGQRVANKTLALSEPDLLHLNFALGKGYDDMACTDQAFSHFAEGAKLKRRSLQYDSHVESHNVDELIRIFDEARLAGLRGGGNPSETPVFIVGMPRSGTTLTEHIIASHPAVYGAGELPDMHTIARRGISGVIYPGSLRLLNRERLGQWADEYLTALTAHSPDSRRITDKLPANYMLIGLIHLMFPNAKIIHVNRNPVDTCFSCFTNLFANDHVPWSYDFDELGAYYVGYARLMAHWRKVLPKEAFLDVYYEDIVQNREAEAKRMIEYCGLEWNDACLESHKQARPVRTASFLQVRRPVYTSSVERWRRYEKHLGPLLDVLGDLAPTSSDSGIAR, from the coding sequence GTGAAACCTGGCAGAAACGACCCATGTCCCTGCGGCAGCGGGAAAAAATACAAGCACTGCTGCTCGAACCTATCCTTAGCCGGCGGGCCGTCCTCCGCCCGCAACGCAGGACGGGTACCGGACATAGCCAGCGCGCCGACCGCGAACGAGCAGAATCAATTGATCGCGCTGTACCAGTCGGGGCGCTATGCGGAACTGGAGCATCAGGCGGGCCTGCTTGTCCGGCGCCACCCCGGTTCCGGGTTTGGCTGGAAGATATTGAGCGCGGCTTTGTCTTCGCAAGGCAAGGATGCGTTGCATGCCTATCAACGAGCGGCGGAGTTGTTGCCCCAGGATGCCAAAGTGTTGAATAACCTGGGTGACTTGCTGGCGAAGCGCGGGCGTCATGAGGAAGCTGCCGTTCGTTTTGGTCAGGCGATATCGCTTCAAGCTGATTATGCAGATGCATTGCAAAATTTGGGAGTGACGCTCGTCCAATTGAACAGAGTTGCGGAAGCTGAAGCTTGTTTTAGAAAGGTGCTTGAGACCAATAAGGATTGCGTGGAGGCGCGTTATTTTCTCGCCCAAAGCAAAAAGGTTCAGCCTGATGATGAAAACCATAAGGCGCTTGTCGAGATCGGACAGCGCGTGGCGAACAAGACATTGGCGCTTTCCGAACCCGATCTGCTTCATTTGAATTTTGCGCTCGGCAAAGGCTATGACGATATGGCGTGTACCGACCAGGCTTTTTCCCATTTCGCGGAAGGGGCAAAGCTTAAACGACGTTCACTCCAATATGATTCACATGTCGAGTCACATAACGTGGACGAATTGATCCGGATTTTTGACGAGGCAAGGTTGGCGGGCTTGCGGGGCGGCGGCAACCCCTCGGAGACGCCGGTTTTTATCGTGGGGATGCCGCGATCCGGCACGACCTTGACGGAGCATATCATCGCGAGCCATCCGGCTGTATATGGGGCGGGGGAGTTGCCGGATATGCATACGATTGCCCGGAGAGGCATATCGGGCGTGATATATCCGGGCAGCTTGCGGTTATTGAACCGGGAAAGACTTGGGCAATGGGCGGATGAGTACTTGACGGCTTTGACTGCTCATAGCCCGGACTCGAGACGTATAACCGATAAGTTGCCGGCCAATTATATGCTTATTGGGTTGATTCATCTAATGTTTCCCAATGCAAAAATCATCCATGTCAATCGCAATCCCGTGGATACCTGTTTCTCTTGTTTTACCAATCTGTTTGCCAATGATCACGTACCTTGGTCGTATGACTTTGACGAGTTGGGCGCCTATTACGTTGGCTACGCGCGCCTGATGGCGCACTGGCGGAAGGTGTTGCCCAAAGAGGCCTTTTTGGATGTGTACTATGAAGACATCGTGCAAAATCGTGAGGCCGAGGCGAAACGGATGATCGAATACTGCGGATTGGAATGGAACGATGCCTGCCTCGAATCACATAAACAGGCGCGTCCTGTAAGAACGGCTAGTTTCCTTCAAGTCCGGCGACCTGTTTATACTTCATCCGTAGAACGCTGGCGGCGCTATGAGAAACATCTGGGGCCGTTGCTGGACGTGCTGGGGGACTTGGCCCCGACTAGTAGTGATAGCGGCATTGCACGATAA
- a CDS encoding histidine triad nucleotide-binding protein, whose translation MSDNCLFCKIARGEIPSRKVYEDEDVFAFHDINPVAPVHFMLVPKMHLHSLQDAEAQHTILLGKMLLLASKLAQEQGLDNGFRTVINTGKGGGQEIFHLHVHVIGGGNIPPMVKRS comes from the coding sequence GTGAGCGATAACTGCCTGTTCTGCAAGATCGCGCGTGGCGAGATCCCCAGCCGCAAGGTGTACGAGGACGAGGACGTTTTTGCCTTCCACGACATCAACCCGGTCGCGCCGGTGCATTTCATGCTGGTGCCAAAAATGCACTTGCACTCATTGCAGGATGCAGAGGCGCAGCACACTATCCTGCTCGGCAAGATGCTTTTGCTGGCATCGAAACTGGCGCAGGAACAGGGGTTGGATAACGGTTTCCGTACCGTGATCAATACGGGCAAGGGCGGCGGACAGGAAATATTCCATCTGCATGTCCATGTCATCGGGGGTGGCAATATCCCGCCCATGGTCAAACGCAGTTAA
- a CDS encoding histidinol-phosphate transaminase: MLPVSPSCLANELIRPEILALHAYHVPDSSGYIKLDAMENPYLIPQPLRDEIAALVAEAAINRYPDPNPASLKARIRGLLDLPDGMEVLLGNGSDELIQLLALALNKPGATLLSVEPSFVMYRMIATFTGMRYVGVPLAEDFSLDLPATLAAIEREKPALVFLAFPNNPTGNLFAADEVRQIIAAAPGLVVVDEAYYAFASDSFITHLSSYPNLLVMRTFSKLGMAGLRLGFLAGSAAWLEHLEKLRLPYNVGVLPQLVAGKLLEHHAVLQRQAEQIKLDRAALLQQLRDMEGVQTYPSEANFLLFRVARAAEVFDGLKQRGVLIKNLHGAHPMLKDCLRVTVGTPEENERFMAALRECVRTR, encoded by the coding sequence ATGTTGCCCGTTTCTCCTTCCTGCCTGGCCAACGAATTGATCCGTCCGGAAATCCTTGCTTTGCATGCTTACCACGTGCCGGACAGCAGCGGTTATATCAAGCTGGACGCGATGGAGAATCCCTACCTGATTCCGCAGCCGTTGCGCGACGAGATCGCGGCGCTGGTGGCGGAGGCGGCCATCAACCGCTATCCCGACCCTAACCCGGCCTCGCTGAAGGCGAGGATACGCGGCCTGCTGGACTTGCCGGACGGTATGGAAGTGCTGCTCGGCAACGGTTCGGACGAGTTGATCCAGTTGCTGGCGCTGGCGCTGAACAAGCCGGGCGCGACGTTGTTGAGCGTGGAACCGTCGTTCGTGATGTACCGGATGATCGCGACGTTCACCGGGATGCGTTATGTCGGTGTACCGCTGGCAGAGGATTTCTCGCTGGATCTGCCGGCGACGCTGGCGGCCATCGAACGGGAGAAGCCGGCGCTGGTGTTTCTGGCCTTCCCGAACAATCCCACCGGCAACCTGTTTGCCGCGGACGAGGTGCGGCAGATCATTGCGGCTGCGCCGGGACTGGTGGTGGTGGACGAGGCGTATTACGCCTTTGCCAGTGACAGCTTCATCACGCATCTGTCGAGCTATCCCAACCTGCTGGTGATGCGCACTTTTTCCAAACTGGGCATGGCCGGATTGCGTCTCGGCTTTCTGGCCGGAAGCGCGGCCTGGCTGGAACATCTGGAAAAGCTGCGCTTGCCGTATAATGTTGGCGTGTTGCCGCAGTTGGTCGCGGGGAAATTGCTGGAACACCATGCGGTGTTGCAGCGGCAGGCGGAACAGATCAAGCTGGATCGCGCGGCGCTGTTACAGCAATTGCGCGATATGGAGGGCGTGCAGACCTATCCCAGCGAAGCGAATTTTCTGCTGTTCCGCGTGGCGAGGGCTGCCGAAGTGTTCGATGGCCTGAAGCAGCGCGGTGTACTGATCAAGAATTTGCATGGCGCGCATCCGATGCTGAAGGATTGCTTGCGCGTGACAGTGGGTACACCGGAAGAAAACGAGCGGTTCATGGCTGCCTTGAGAGAATGTGTGCGGACAAGGTAA
- a CDS encoding prepilin-type N-terminal cleavage/methylation domain-containing protein has translation MKHKQSGFTLIEIAIVLVIIGLLLGGVLKGQELINSAKVKNLAADFKNIPVFIYGYQDKFKALPGDQTQAKLDAQFPPANTGTVCTPAAAGLCATGNGVIDGAWNATTVASESFVFWQHVRLAGLAPGATATASADYLPVNAAGGTIGIQSGTTDVTKTPIKDLSGTPVAIRGSYIICSKGILGKFAKQLDTTMDDGNTATGSMMSALETGYAIGDDAVATIDDALTYTVCMGI, from the coding sequence ATGAAACACAAACAATCAGGTTTTACCTTGATCGAGATCGCCATCGTGCTGGTGATCATCGGTCTGCTGCTCGGCGGCGTGTTGAAAGGCCAAGAGTTGATCAATAGCGCCAAGGTCAAGAATCTGGCTGCCGACTTCAAGAACATCCCGGTGTTCATCTACGGCTACCAGGATAAATTCAAGGCATTGCCGGGCGACCAGACACAGGCAAAACTGGATGCACAGTTCCCGCCAGCCAACACGGGCACCGTCTGCACTCCGGCAGCTGCAGGATTGTGCGCAACCGGGAATGGCGTGATTGACGGCGCATGGAATGCAACAACGGTAGCTTCAGAATCCTTTGTGTTCTGGCAGCATGTGCGCCTGGCCGGCTTGGCTCCCGGCGCCACCGCCACCGCTTCTGCCGACTACCTACCAGTCAATGCGGCGGGTGGTACGATAGGTATCCAGAGCGGCACGACCGACGTCACCAAAACGCCGATCAAAGACCTGTCGGGCACTCCGGTGGCTATCCGCGGTTCCTATATCATCTGTTCCAAAGGCATCCTGGGTAAGTTCGCCAAGCAACTCGACACCACCATGGACGACGGCAATACCGCCACCGGCTCGATGATGTCCGCACTGGAGACCGGCTATGCCATCGGCGATGATGCGGTTGCGACCATCGACGACGCATTGACCTACACTGTCTGCATGGGAATCTGA
- a CDS encoding Txe/YoeB family addiction module toxin: MKTHWADEAWEDYLWWHKTNGKILQRINRLIESIQETPFNGLGKPEPLKHELSGYWSRRITNEHRLVYKIADEVIVIVQCRYHY; encoded by the coding sequence ATGAAAACCCACTGGGCGGACGAAGCATGGGAGGATTATCTGTGGTGGCATAAAACGAATGGCAAAATTCTCCAGCGCATCAACCGACTAATCGAAAGCATTCAAGAAACACCGTTTAACGGATTGGGCAAACCGGAGCCGCTGAAACACGAGTTATCCGGGTACTGGTCGCGCCGCATTACCAATGAGCACCGGCTGGTTTACAAGATCGCCGATGAAGTCATCGTTATCGTGCAATGCCGCTATCACTACTAG
- a CDS encoding phosphoribosyl-ATP diphosphatase, producing the protein MDNEILQKLTETLEARKGAAPESSYVAKLYAKGDDAVLKKVIEEAGEVLLAAKDGDKQHLVYEVADLWFHTLVLLAHNGLSVADVLNELARREGVSGITEKESRK; encoded by the coding sequence ATGGACAACGAGATATTGCAAAAGCTGACCGAGACACTGGAAGCGCGCAAGGGCGCAGCGCCGGAGTCTTCCTACGTCGCAAAGTTGTACGCCAAGGGCGATGATGCCGTTCTCAAGAAGGTGATCGAGGAGGCGGGCGAGGTGCTGCTGGCGGCCAAGGACGGCGACAAACAGCATCTGGTGTACGAAGTGGCGGACCTGTGGTTCCACACGCTGGTGCTGCTGGCGCACAATGGGTTGAGTGTGGCAGATGTGCTCAATGAACTGGCGCGCCGCGAGGGCGTGTCGGGCATCACCGAAAAGGAGAGCCGGAAGTGA
- the hisI gene encoding phosphoribosyl-AMP cyclohydrolase, with amino-acid sequence MSDAWLGKVNWSADGLVPAIAQDAASGRLLMVAWMDREALKRTVETGEAIYWSRSRRKLWHKGEESGHVQKVKEIRLDCDADVILLQVEQQGGIACHTGRESCFYSKLEKGEWVEVDAILKSPDEIYKK; translated from the coding sequence ATGAGCGACGCATGGTTGGGTAAAGTCAATTGGTCTGCGGACGGACTGGTGCCTGCCATCGCACAGGATGCGGCGAGCGGTCGCTTGCTGATGGTGGCCTGGATGGACCGTGAGGCGCTCAAGCGTACTGTCGAGACCGGTGAGGCGATATACTGGTCCCGCTCACGCAGGAAGTTGTGGCACAAGGGCGAGGAATCCGGCCATGTGCAGAAGGTGAAGGAGATCCGCCTCGATTGCGACGCCGACGTGATCCTGCTGCAAGTGGAACAGCAAGGCGGCATCGCCTGCCATACCGGGCGCGAGAGCTGCTTCTACAGCAAGCTGGAAAAGGGTGAGTGGGTAGAGGTTGACGCGATTCTGAAGTCGCCGGACGAGATCTACAAGAAATGA